One segment of Burkholderia multivorans ATCC BAA-247 DNA contains the following:
- the bcsG gene encoding cellulose biosynthesis protein BcsG, whose product MTFWNLYFILKFALFATGHLQPMWAANLVFALALAASAPLRSRVARIVRQVAAVAIAVPLLARELHAPPLARLAEAAREVATFRADYWLEILPRLLPPMLLLTVAGALIVYFVVNRWLRVATFVIAALIAMPLWQAGSGWATRVAQATTAQGGGAAASRAGQPEDYNAALATFRTQESQRQVAFGHLGSDPAAQFDVIVVHVCSLSWDDLDAAKLRNHPMLSRFDYLFTNFSTAASYSGPAAIRVLRASCGQEAHADLYKPAPQQCHLFAQLASAGYTVQSLLNHDGHFDNFLQVIRDNIGVPGAPLVSNDAAPVAMHAFDGSAIKDDYATLANWYAQRGAVAGPVALYYNTISLHDGNRVVGSALTSIDSYPQRAAKLMSDVDRLADLIAQSGRRAVIVFVPEHGAALRGDRNQVAGLREIPTPRIVHGPVGVRLVGFAGDHGTTTVIDQPTSFLALAQLLSNLVSNSPFKPGVTLAQYAADLPRTRMVGENEGTVTMQTAAGYAVKTPDGVWIDEQ is encoded by the coding sequence ATGACGTTCTGGAATCTGTATTTCATCCTGAAGTTCGCGCTGTTTGCGACCGGGCATCTGCAGCCGATGTGGGCCGCGAATCTCGTGTTCGCGCTGGCGCTCGCGGCGAGCGCGCCGCTGCGTTCACGCGTCGCGCGCATCGTGCGGCAGGTCGCGGCCGTCGCGATCGCCGTGCCGCTGCTCGCGCGCGAACTGCATGCGCCGCCGCTCGCACGGCTCGCGGAGGCCGCGCGCGAGGTCGCGACGTTCCGCGCCGACTACTGGCTCGAGATCCTGCCGCGATTGCTGCCGCCGATGCTGCTGCTGACGGTGGCCGGCGCGCTGATCGTCTATTTCGTCGTGAACCGCTGGCTGCGCGTCGCGACGTTCGTGATCGCGGCCCTGATCGCGATGCCGCTGTGGCAGGCGGGCAGCGGCTGGGCGACGCGCGTCGCGCAGGCGACGACGGCGCAGGGCGGCGGCGCGGCGGCGTCGCGCGCGGGCCAGCCCGAGGACTACAACGCGGCACTCGCGACGTTCCGCACGCAGGAGTCGCAGCGGCAGGTCGCGTTCGGCCATCTCGGCAGCGATCCGGCGGCGCAGTTCGACGTGATCGTCGTGCATGTCTGCTCGCTGTCGTGGGACGACCTCGATGCGGCCAAGCTGCGCAATCATCCGATGCTGAGCCGCTTCGACTACCTGTTCACGAATTTCAGCACGGCCGCGAGCTACAGCGGGCCGGCCGCGATCCGCGTGCTGCGCGCAAGCTGCGGACAGGAGGCGCATGCCGATCTGTACAAGCCCGCGCCGCAGCAATGCCATCTGTTCGCGCAGCTCGCGAGCGCCGGCTACACGGTGCAGTCGCTCCTGAACCACGACGGCCACTTCGACAACTTCCTGCAGGTGATTCGCGACAACATCGGCGTGCCGGGCGCGCCGCTCGTGTCGAACGACGCGGCGCCCGTCGCGATGCATGCGTTCGACGGCTCGGCGATCAAGGACGACTACGCGACGCTCGCGAACTGGTATGCGCAGCGCGGCGCGGTTGCGGGCCCCGTCGCGCTGTACTACAACACGATCAGCCTGCATGACGGCAACCGCGTGGTCGGCAGCGCGCTGACGAGCATCGACTCGTATCCGCAACGCGCGGCGAAGCTGATGAGCGACGTCGACCGGCTCGCCGATCTGATCGCGCAATCGGGCCGGCGCGCGGTGATCGTGTTCGTGCCCGAGCATGGCGCCGCGCTGCGCGGCGACCGGAACCAGGTGGCGGGCCTGCGCGAGATTCCGACGCCGCGCATCGTGCACGGGCCGGTCGGCGTGCGGCTCGTCGGCTTTGCCGGCGATCACGGCACGACGACCGTGATCGACCAGCCGACGAGTTTCCTCGCGCTCGCGCAGCTGCTGTCGAACCTGGTATCGAACAGCCCGTTCAAGCCCGGCGTGACGCTCGCGCAATACGCGGCGGATCTGCCGCGCACGCGGATGGTCGGCGAGAACGAGGGCACGGTGACGATGCAGACGGCCGCGGGCTACGCGGTCAAGACTCCGGACGGCGTATGGATCGACGAACAGTAA
- a CDS encoding acid phosphatase, with the protein MNHHAWIRFTPIAVAAALALTACGGDDVQQQGLSAVKNVVVIYAENRSFDNLYGNFPGANGLQNVTAASAQQKDRNGQPLATLPKIWGGLTAKGVTPAVTEAMTENLPNAPFAIDDPNGFNTSMSVTTRDLYHRFYENQMQINGGKNDMFAAWADSGGLVMGHYTADASKLPLWKIAQQYTLADNFFMGAFGGSFLNHQYLICACAPYYANADKSPAAGSISAVNADGKSLQLASNSPASALAGAPKFVNSGNLTPDFYAVNTMQPPYQPSGNKAAAGGDPNLADPSAATTLPPQTQQNIGDLLTNAGVSWAWYGGAWGQALQAAQSGTANVIYGPNMTAPNFQPHHQPFNYYANQAPGTANRAQHLLDGGTDGSAFIQAIDAGTLPQVAFYKPQGNLNEHAGYTDVASGDQHIANVIAHLQASPQWKNMVVVVTYDENGGFWDHVAPPKGDRWGPGTRIPAIIVSPYAKKGFVDHTQYDTASILRFITRRFSLPRLPGLQQRDDALKANGAPAMGDLTNALELSPNL; encoded by the coding sequence ATGAACCACCACGCCTGGATTCGCTTTACGCCGATCGCCGTTGCCGCGGCGCTCGCCCTCACCGCCTGCGGCGGCGACGACGTGCAGCAGCAGGGCCTGTCGGCCGTGAAGAACGTCGTCGTCATTTACGCGGAGAACCGCAGCTTCGACAACCTGTACGGCAACTTCCCCGGCGCCAACGGGCTGCAGAACGTGACGGCCGCCAGCGCGCAGCAGAAGGACCGCAACGGCCAGCCGCTCGCGACGCTGCCGAAGATCTGGGGCGGGCTGACCGCCAAGGGCGTCACGCCGGCCGTGACCGAAGCGATGACCGAGAATCTGCCGAACGCGCCGTTCGCGATCGACGATCCGAACGGCTTCAACACGTCGATGAGCGTGACGACGCGTGACCTGTATCACCGCTTCTACGAGAACCAGATGCAGATCAACGGCGGCAAGAACGACATGTTCGCCGCGTGGGCCGATTCGGGCGGCCTCGTGATGGGCCACTACACGGCCGACGCATCGAAGCTGCCGCTGTGGAAGATCGCGCAGCAGTACACGCTCGCGGACAACTTCTTCATGGGCGCATTCGGCGGCTCGTTCCTGAACCACCAGTATCTGATCTGCGCGTGCGCGCCGTACTACGCGAACGCGGACAAGAGCCCGGCAGCCGGCTCGATCTCCGCCGTCAACGCGGACGGCAAGTCGCTGCAGCTCGCGAGCAACTCGCCGGCGTCCGCGCTTGCCGGCGCACCGAAGTTCGTGAACTCGGGCAACCTGACGCCCGACTTCTACGCGGTCAACACGATGCAGCCGCCGTATCAGCCGAGCGGCAACAAGGCGGCCGCAGGCGGCGATCCGAACCTCGCCGATCCGTCGGCCGCGACGACGCTGCCGCCGCAGACGCAGCAGAACATCGGCGATCTGCTGACCAACGCGGGCGTGTCGTGGGCCTGGTACGGCGGTGCCTGGGGGCAGGCGCTGCAGGCCGCGCAGAGCGGCACCGCGAACGTGATCTACGGCCCGAACATGACGGCGCCGAACTTCCAGCCGCACCACCAGCCGTTCAACTACTACGCGAACCAGGCGCCGGGCACCGCGAATCGCGCGCAGCACCTGCTCGACGGCGGCACCGACGGCAGCGCGTTCATCCAGGCCATCGACGCCGGCACGCTGCCGCAGGTCGCGTTCTACAAGCCGCAGGGCAACCTGAACGAGCACGCGGGCTACACCGACGTCGCGAGCGGCGACCAGCACATCGCGAACGTGATCGCGCATCTGCAGGCGAGCCCGCAGTGGAAGAACATGGTCGTCGTCGTCACCTACGACGAGAACGGCGGCTTCTGGGATCACGTCGCGCCGCCGAAGGGCGACCGCTGGGGCCCCGGCACCCGGATTCCGGCCATCATCGTGTCGCCGTACGCGAAGAAGGGTTTCGTCGATCACACGCAGTACGACACCGCGTCGATCCTGCGCTTCATCACGCGCCGCTTCTCGCTGCCGCGCCTGCCGGGCCTGCAGCAGCGCGACGATGCGCTGAAGGCGAACGGCGCGCCGGCGATGGGCGATCTGACGAACGCGCTCGAGTTGTCGCCGAACCTGTAA
- a CDS encoding cytochrome-c peroxidase, with protein sequence MKLRLPRTGALVRPWRRAGRALALAAALAAVAGCDAQPGAGAALAQPAGASGAAQRAAAPASAAAGDGAPLVATNRPQTRAQVYEGVRRMTALGKQLFFDPTLSGSGKLACASCHSPEHAFGPPNALSVQLGGDDMRRAGFRAVPSLKYLQGVPPFAEHFHDSDDEGDESVDAGPTGGLTWDGRVDTGAAQARIPLTSPFEMNSSPAKVARAVRAAPYADAFRAVFGANVLDDDRATFDAVLRALGTFEQTPSLFAPYTSKYDAYLAGRAQLTPAELHGLQLFNDEKKGNCASCHVSQRALDGTPPQFSDFGLIAIAVPRNRALPVNRDPRFYDLGACGPERTDLKGRDEFCGLFRTPSLRNVALRKTFFHNGVYHSLEDVMHFYAERDIHPEKFYPVVHGRVQRYDDLPTRYWTNINREPPFDRKPGDRPALDEAEIKDVIAFLNTLTDGYQPAATQARR encoded by the coding sequence ATGAAGCTTCGCCTACCGAGAACCGGCGCGCTCGTGCGCCCGTGGCGGCGCGCGGGCCGCGCGCTTGCGCTGGCCGCCGCGCTCGCCGCCGTTGCGGGCTGCGACGCGCAGCCCGGCGCGGGTGCCGCGCTTGCCCAGCCCGCCGGCGCATCGGGCGCCGCGCAGCGTGCGGCCGCACCGGCGTCGGCCGCCGCCGGCGACGGCGCGCCGCTCGTCGCGACGAACCGCCCGCAGACGCGCGCGCAAGTTTACGAAGGCGTGCGCCGGATGACCGCGCTCGGCAAGCAACTTTTCTTCGACCCTACGCTGTCAGGTTCCGGCAAGCTCGCGTGCGCGTCGTGCCACAGCCCCGAGCATGCGTTCGGGCCGCCGAACGCGCTGTCGGTGCAGCTCGGCGGCGACGACATGCGGCGTGCCGGGTTTCGCGCGGTGCCGTCGCTGAAGTATCTGCAGGGCGTGCCGCCGTTCGCCGAGCACTTCCACGATTCGGACGACGAAGGCGACGAGAGCGTCGATGCCGGCCCGACCGGCGGCCTCACGTGGGACGGCCGCGTCGACACGGGCGCCGCGCAGGCGCGCATTCCGCTCACGTCGCCGTTCGAGATGAACAGTTCGCCCGCGAAGGTCGCGCGCGCGGTGCGCGCGGCGCCATACGCGGACGCGTTTCGCGCCGTGTTCGGCGCGAACGTGCTCGACGACGATCGCGCGACGTTCGACGCCGTGCTGCGCGCACTCGGCACGTTCGAGCAGACGCCATCGCTGTTCGCGCCGTACACGAGCAAGTACGACGCGTACCTCGCGGGCCGCGCGCAGCTCACGCCCGCCGAACTGCACGGACTGCAGCTCTTCAACGACGAGAAGAAGGGCAACTGCGCGAGCTGCCACGTGAGTCAGCGCGCGCTGGACGGCACGCCGCCGCAGTTCAGCGATTTCGGCCTGATCGCGATCGCGGTGCCGCGCAATCGCGCGCTGCCGGTCAATCGCGATCCGCGCTTTTACGACCTCGGCGCATGCGGGCCCGAGCGGACCGACCTGAAGGGCCGCGACGAATTCTGCGGGCTGTTCCGCACGCCGTCGCTGCGCAACGTCGCGCTGCGCAAGACCTTCTTCCACAACGGCGTGTATCACTCGCTCGAGGACGTGATGCATTTCTACGCCGAGCGCGACATCCATCCGGAGAAGTTCTATCCGGTCGTGCACGGCCGCGTGCAGCGCTACGACGATCTGCCGACGCGCTACTGGACGAACATCAACCGCGAGCCGCCGTTCGACCGCAAGCCGGGCGACCGGCCCGCGCTCGACGAGGCCGAGATCAAGGACGTGATCGCGTTTCTGAACACGCTGACCGACGGATATCAACCTGCGGCGACTCAGGCCCGCCGCTAG
- a CDS encoding NUDIX hydrolase, translating into MRRSGAPRTVSCGVVILDAAGRVFLAHATDTTHWDIPKGQGEPGESPRDAALRELREETGIEIAPERLVDLGRFAYRHDKDLHLFAVRVAPDEIDLARCTCTSLFPSRRDGSPIPEMDAYRWTDPADVDAYASRSLARLFHTTLPLAELHRRLSDA; encoded by the coding sequence ATGAGGCGTAGCGGTGCGCCGCGCACGGTGTCGTGCGGCGTCGTGATCCTCGATGCGGCCGGCCGCGTGTTCCTCGCGCATGCGACGGACACGACGCACTGGGACATCCCGAAGGGGCAGGGCGAGCCGGGCGAGTCGCCGCGCGACGCGGCGCTGCGCGAGCTGCGCGAGGAAACCGGGATCGAGATCGCGCCTGAGCGGCTCGTCGATCTCGGCCGCTTCGCCTATCGGCACGACAAGGATCTGCACCTGTTCGCGGTGCGCGTCGCGCCCGACGAGATCGACCTCGCGCGCTGCACCTGCACGTCGCTGTTTCCGAGCCGCCGCGACGGCTCGCCGATTCCCGAGATGGACGCGTATCGGTGGACCGATCCCGCCGACGTCGACGCCTATGCGAGCCGCAGCCTCGCACGGCTGTTCCATACGACGCTGCCGCTCGCGGAACTCCATCGGCGGCTGTCGGACGCATGA
- a CDS encoding glutamine--tRNA ligase/YqeY domain fusion protein, translating to MSTERNDAPAASNFIRNIIDDDNRTGKWGGRVETRFPPEPNGYLHIGHAKSICLNFSIARDYGGVCHLRFDDTNPEKESIEYVDSIVDAVRWLGFDWRKDAVDHQYFASDYYDKLYEFAELLIKRGKAYVDSQSADEMRANRGSLTEPGKPSPFRDRTPDENLDLFRRMKAGEFKEGEHVLRAKIDMASPNMNMRDPVIYRIRYAHHYRTGDAWCVYPMYDYTHCISDALEGITHSLCTLEFEDHRPLYDWVLNELADAGIFTRPLPQQIEFSRLNLTYAITSKRKLLQLVTEGHVDGWDDPRMPTIVGIRRRGFTPESIHLFCERIGVTKVDSWIDMSVFEGALRDDLDDKAPRTVAVLDPLKLIIDNYPEGQEEACTAPVHPHHPDRGVRTFPISRELWIEREDFAEQPPKGYFRLFPGNKVRLRYGYVVECTGFDKDADGNVTAVHCNYFPDSKSGTDGANNYKVKGNIHWVSAKHAQPAEVRIYDRLFKEPHPDAGGANFLDALNPDSKKIVHAFVEPGAGDVAPETRLQFERHGYFVADRVDSKPGKPVFNRIVGLRDSWGKPA from the coding sequence ATGAGCACCGAACGCAACGACGCCCCCGCGGCTTCCAACTTCATTCGCAACATCATCGACGACGACAACCGCACCGGCAAATGGGGCGGCCGCGTCGAGACGCGCTTCCCGCCCGAGCCGAACGGCTATCTCCATATCGGTCATGCGAAGAGCATCTGCCTGAATTTCAGCATCGCGCGCGACTACGGCGGCGTCTGCCACCTGCGTTTCGACGACACGAACCCGGAAAAGGAAAGCATCGAGTACGTCGACTCGATCGTCGATGCGGTGCGCTGGCTCGGCTTCGACTGGCGCAAGGACGCGGTCGATCATCAGTATTTCGCGAGCGACTACTACGACAAGCTGTACGAGTTCGCCGAGCTGCTGATCAAGCGCGGCAAGGCCTACGTCGACAGCCAGAGCGCCGACGAGATGCGCGCGAACCGCGGCTCGCTGACCGAGCCCGGCAAGCCGTCGCCGTTCCGCGACCGCACGCCCGACGAGAACCTCGACCTGTTCCGCCGCATGAAGGCCGGCGAGTTCAAGGAAGGCGAGCACGTGCTGCGCGCGAAGATCGACATGGCGTCGCCGAACATGAACATGCGCGACCCGGTGATCTACCGGATCCGCTACGCGCACCACTACCGCACCGGCGACGCATGGTGCGTGTATCCGATGTACGACTACACGCACTGCATCTCCGATGCGCTCGAAGGCATCACGCATTCGCTCTGCACGCTCGAGTTCGAGGATCACCGCCCGCTGTACGACTGGGTGCTGAACGAGCTCGCGGATGCCGGCATCTTCACGCGCCCGCTGCCGCAGCAGATCGAATTCTCGCGACTGAACCTCACGTATGCGATCACGAGCAAGCGCAAGCTGCTGCAGCTCGTCACCGAAGGCCATGTCGACGGCTGGGACGATCCGCGCATGCCGACGATCGTCGGCATCCGCCGCCGCGGCTTCACGCCCGAGAGCATTCACCTGTTCTGCGAGCGGATCGGCGTGACGAAGGTCGACTCGTGGATCGACATGAGCGTGTTCGAGGGCGCGCTGCGCGACGATCTCGACGACAAGGCGCCGCGCACGGTCGCGGTGCTCGACCCGCTGAAGCTGATCATCGACAACTATCCGGAAGGCCAGGAAGAAGCCTGCACGGCGCCCGTGCATCCGCATCATCCGGATCGCGGCGTGCGCACGTTCCCGATCTCGCGCGAGCTGTGGATCGAGCGCGAGGACTTCGCCGAGCAGCCGCCGAAGGGCTATTTCCGCCTGTTCCCCGGCAACAAGGTGCGGCTGCGCTACGGCTACGTCGTCGAGTGCACGGGCTTCGACAAGGATGCCGACGGCAACGTGACGGCCGTGCACTGCAACTACTTCCCGGACAGCAAGTCGGGCACCGACGGCGCGAACAACTACAAGGTCAAGGGCAACATCCACTGGGTCAGCGCCAAGCATGCGCAGCCGGCCGAAGTGCGGATCTACGACCGCCTGTTCAAGGAGCCGCATCCGGATGCCGGCGGCGCGAACTTCCTCGATGCGCTGAATCCCGATTCGAAGAAGATCGTGCATGCGTTCGTCGAGCCGGGCGCCGGCGACGTCGCGCCGGAAACGCGTCTGCAGTTCGAACGGCACGGCTACTTTGTCGCCGATCGCGTCGATTCGAAGCCGGGCAAGCCGGTGTTCAACCGCATCGTCGGGCTGCGCGACAGCTGGGGCAAGCCGGCCTGA
- a CDS encoding glycine zipper 2TM domain-containing protein produces the protein MMKKTTFVVRAAVIVAVLSQLGACAMTHTQRNAGIGAAAGGALGYLITGGPLGTVAGAAAGGIVGANVR, from the coding sequence ATGATGAAGAAGACCACTTTTGTCGTTCGTGCCGCGGTGATCGTCGCGGTCCTGTCGCAACTCGGCGCCTGCGCGATGACGCACACGCAGCGCAACGCCGGCATCGGCGCGGCCGCAGGCGGCGCGCTCGGCTACCTGATCACGGGCGGCCCGCTCGGCACGGTCGCGGGCGCGGCGGCCGGCGGCATCGTCGGCGCGAACGTCCGCTAA
- a CDS encoding RBBP9/YdeN family alpha/beta hydrolase, producing the protein MNDPLVFVLPGYGDSGPLHWQSRWARADARYVRVAMPDWERAFRNGWCLALDRAVRTAPGPVLLAAHSLGTLTAAWWATRYARPDTLAKVRGALLVALPDPSGPAFPADAHGFGPVPLERLPFPTRVVASSDDPYGSLAFARNCAQAWGSVFHELGPRGHINADSGLGDWPDARGWLDALAQRG; encoded by the coding sequence ATGAACGATCCCCTCGTTTTCGTCCTGCCGGGCTACGGCGACTCGGGCCCGCTCCATTGGCAAAGCCGTTGGGCGCGCGCGGATGCGCGCTACGTGCGCGTCGCGATGCCCGACTGGGAACGCGCCTTCCGCAACGGCTGGTGTCTCGCGCTCGATCGCGCGGTACGCACGGCGCCGGGCCCCGTGCTGCTCGCCGCGCACAGCCTCGGCACGCTGACCGCCGCCTGGTGGGCGACGCGCTATGCGCGGCCCGACACGCTCGCGAAGGTGCGCGGCGCGCTGCTGGTCGCGCTGCCCGATCCGTCCGGGCCGGCGTTTCCGGCCGACGCGCACGGCTTCGGGCCCGTGCCGCTCGAACGGCTGCCGTTCCCGACGCGCGTGGTCGCGAGCAGCGACGATCCGTACGGCTCGCTCGCGTTCGCGCGCAACTGCGCGCAGGCATGGGGCAGCGTATTCCACGAACTCGGCCCGCGCGGCCACATCAACGCGGACAGCGGGCTCGGCGACTGGCCCGACGCACGCGGCTGGCTCGACGCGCTCGCGCAGCGCGGCTGA